One Parageobacillus sp. KH3-4 genomic region harbors:
- a CDS encoding PTS sugar transporter subunit IIA: MKFLEPNLVALNVKANTPEEAIRKAGQLLADQNHVDHSYIEAMVESYRNNGPYFVLAPQVALPHARPEDGVKEASVSLVQLAEPIEFGNKLNDPVKLVLALGASNNNEHLAILKKLMALLGNKETIEKMIHAKTYEEIEILIRGVEA; encoded by the coding sequence ATGAAGTTTTTAGAACCAAACCTAGTAGCATTGAATGTAAAAGCTAATACACCTGAAGAGGCTATTAGGAAAGCGGGACAATTACTCGCTGATCAAAATCATGTCGATCATTCTTATATAGAGGCGATGGTGGAATCGTATAGAAATAATGGACCATATTTTGTTTTAGCGCCGCAAGTAGCTTTACCGCATGCAAGGCCGGAAGATGGAGTAAAAGAAGCGTCAGTATCGCTCGTGCAGTTGGCAGAACCGATCGAATTCGGAAATAAACTAAACGATCCTGTCAAGCTTGTGTTAGCTCTTGGAGCTTCTAATAATAATGAACACTTGGCAATTTTAAAAAAGTTAATGGCATTGTTAGGAAATAAAGAGACGATCGAAAAGATGATCCATGCAAAGACATATGAGGAAATTGAAATTTTGATTAGAGGAGTGGAAGCATGA
- a CDS encoding DUF2515 domain-containing protein has protein sequence MFWTKKKTPSLSPFLLEIKNELKKKRKGMSNIVKEANLTMEEKRLVQQIAARTKEKNENNVTRTAAYLDFYKRHPEIHWAFLGHMVSRNGGWNMTDLKGELLLYLLTEKERQSFFTFLERGNWLIFQDIYPQFLLYEESKKRRKPLFYLLPMFHVSTFMETIWNHFWCYGDPFILAIALVINEQNYLEKRVIQNPVFQKTVLHTIEFKLQDFLSLNHILFPYEDQQGNTVLIGQTLHQFHSLHDRILLGKRLYSLLFQNNDTLERVVHWALLHPHTGTRKDYWPHLFNDVCESAPRQPYRRRIKDCQIQPGVPRIYSPRLLYAWKNVVHEEAERGDWFDDWNVVEYLTKSNEQINGEITNAYCETLEKMELAIIAKNTFFHSR, from the coding sequence ATGTTTTGGACAAAAAAGAAAACTCCTTCCCTCTCCCCATTTCTTCTTGAGATCAAAAATGAGCTAAAGAAAAAAAGGAAAGGGATGAGCAATATTGTAAAAGAGGCCAATCTAACAATGGAAGAAAAACGGCTTGTGCAGCAAATAGCAGCCCGGACGAAAGAGAAAAACGAAAACAACGTCACAAGAACAGCGGCATACCTGGATTTTTACAAGCGCCACCCGGAAATTCACTGGGCTTTTTTAGGACATATGGTATCAAGAAACGGCGGCTGGAATATGACAGATTTAAAAGGAGAACTGCTGCTGTATTTGTTGACTGAGAAAGAACGGCAATCTTTTTTCACCTTTTTGGAACGAGGAAACTGGCTTATTTTTCAAGATATCTATCCGCAATTTTTGCTGTATGAGGAAAGTAAAAAACGGCGAAAACCGCTGTTTTATCTTCTCCCAATGTTTCATGTATCGACCTTCATGGAAACGATTTGGAACCATTTTTGGTGCTATGGCGATCCTTTTATTCTCGCCATCGCCTTGGTCATTAACGAGCAAAATTATTTGGAAAAACGGGTTATTCAAAATCCCGTTTTTCAAAAAACCGTTCTCCATACAATCGAATTCAAACTGCAAGATTTCCTTAGCTTAAATCATATTTTGTTTCCGTACGAAGATCAACAAGGAAACACTGTTCTCATCGGTCAAACGCTCCATCAGTTCCATTCGCTGCATGACCGAATTTTACTAGGAAAGCGGCTGTACTCGCTGCTGTTTCAAAACAACGACACATTGGAAAGGGTGGTTCACTGGGCCTTGCTTCATCCCCATACTGGGACACGGAAAGATTATTGGCCTCATCTGTTCAATGATGTTTGTGAATCGGCACCTAGGCAACCGTACCGCCGGCGGATTAAAGATTGTCAAATACAGCCGGGGGTGCCCCGGATTTACAGTCCGCGACTCCTATACGCATGGAAAAACGTTGTCCATGAAGAAGCGGAGCGCGGCGATTGGTTTGATGATTGGAATGTGGTGGAATACCTTACGAAATCAAACGAACAAATAAATGGGGAGATTACCAATGCCTATTGTGAAACGCTCGAAAAAATGGAACTGGCGATCATCGCCAAAAACACTTTCTTTCATTCGCGTTAA
- a CDS encoding KDGP aldolase — protein sequence MKLFNIKRFQDQLLLNVLAKDGKNAADLLEASDGFCVPGIAAADFATIEEAVGAVKSIKQSSPVVSIGLGGGGKFDEWKRVVDIAVRSNPEHINQPLERALFAKGFLAANQCFPIVTALISPSGEVGFAKMTTGKKIRVEPLLELAAACGVESIKVMPMKGLDHLEELLFIAKEAAKRGIRAIEPAGGIKVHHLPVLYKEIRKINLELFMPHVFGDVLQGKGESDPSKVKEIFLQLKGVISS from the coding sequence ATGAAGCTATTTAATATAAAGCGATTTCAAGATCAGCTGCTGCTCAATGTTTTAGCGAAGGACGGAAAAAATGCCGCTGATCTTTTGGAAGCATCGGATGGCTTTTGTGTGCCAGGGATTGCAGCGGCGGATTTTGCCACAATTGAAGAAGCCGTTGGGGCGGTGAAAAGTATTAAGCAATCATCGCCGGTTGTCAGTATCGGCCTTGGTGGTGGCGGAAAGTTTGATGAGTGGAAACGAGTGGTTGATATAGCCGTCAGGAGCAACCCTGAACATATCAATCAGCCATTGGAAAGAGCCCTTTTTGCCAAAGGATTTTTAGCAGCAAATCAATGTTTTCCTATTGTTACTGCTCTTATCTCTCCATCTGGGGAGGTCGGTTTTGCCAAAATGACAACAGGAAAAAAGATAAGAGTAGAGCCATTATTGGAATTGGCTGCTGCTTGTGGAGTGGAATCCATAAAAGTCATGCCAATGAAAGGACTCGATCACCTAGAAGAGCTTCTTTTCATTGCCAAAGAAGCAGCCAAAAGAGGAATAAGAGCCATTGAGCCAGCGGGCGGCATTAAAGTTCACCATCTGCCCGTTTTATACAAAGAGATCAGAAAAATAAATCTGGAATTATTTATGCCGCACGTATTTGGTGACGTATTGCAAGGCAAGGGAGAGTCAGATCCAAGCAAAGTCAAAGAAATTTTTCTACAACTAAAAGGGGTGATCAGCTCGTGA
- a CDS encoding SIS domain-containing protein: protein MIEHYFQKVNERLGLVLKHEKDNLKKAAYVVSEAIQKGGIIQLFGCGHSHILTEEVFYRAGGLVPIKPIFFEPLMLHEGAVRSSMLERMNDFAQNFIDHEDIRPEDVFFVLSTSGRNPVPIDVALTAKERGAYTIAITSLEYAKSQPSRHKSGKLLYEVADLVINNYSVKGDAILSHENVSVPFSPTSTVVGSAILNAIFAEAIVFMAENGLEPPIFLSGNMEGADEHNNRLIAKYKERIPVLVGAS, encoded by the coding sequence GTGATCGAACATTATTTTCAAAAGGTCAACGAACGTCTGGGACTCGTTTTAAAACATGAAAAGGACAATCTAAAAAAAGCTGCTTATGTAGTAAGTGAAGCCATTCAGAAAGGTGGAATTATTCAACTGTTCGGATGCGGTCACTCCCACATTTTAACGGAAGAAGTGTTTTACCGTGCTGGAGGGCTTGTACCAATTAAACCAATATTTTTTGAACCTCTTATGCTCCATGAAGGTGCGGTCCGTTCGTCCATGTTGGAGAGAATGAATGATTTCGCACAAAATTTTATCGATCATGAGGATATCCGTCCTGAAGACGTATTTTTTGTTTTGTCCACATCGGGGCGCAACCCAGTTCCGATTGACGTTGCGCTGACGGCTAAAGAGAGGGGGGCTTATACGATCGCCATTACATCCTTGGAATATGCAAAAAGCCAGCCCTCACGACATAAAAGTGGCAAGTTGTTATACGAAGTAGCTGATCTTGTTATTAATAATTATTCCGTGAAAGGTGACGCAATTTTATCCCACGAAAATGTTTCCGTTCCATTTTCTCCTACCTCTACTGTTGTAGGAAGCGCGATTTTAAATGCTATCTTTGCTGAAGCTATTGTCTTCATGGCGGAAAACGGTTTGGAACCACCGATCTTTTTAAGCGGCAATATGGAAGGGGCGGATGAACATAACAACAGATTAATTGCAAAATACAAAGAAAGAATTCCTGTTTTAGTAGGGGCAAGTTAA
- a CDS encoding PTS ascorbate transporter subunit IIC: MEIIKWIADNVFGTPAILLGFIVFIGLLLQKKKTNQVISGTFKAVIGFLIIGAGAGVIVDSLTVFEPMWKEVFNLKSESLGKFIGQEGFNAKYGSAVTLAMTIGFLINVFLARLTKFKYIYLTGHMMFWTTTVFAGIVIHAVGDVSFWKLVIFLSIIMGLYWTLQPALTQPFMRKIMGNDNIALGHTSASVALIGALSGKVLGNKENDSEKIKLPKGLEFLRDSNVITALTMGTLFLVGAIIVSLKGTPGAEELIKKAGSQNFIIYSIVQSFTFAAGIAVVLMGVRMFIGEIVPAFNGIATKLVPGAKPALDCPVVFPYAPNAVILGFLGAFAGALIWLVIIGNTVGYVFVPTMIVLFFHAATAGVFGNATGGVRGALLGGFMTATVVAWGQYIMVKFLISSTIPDTAMWAADSDMFILGPVIKMLAQLFF, encoded by the coding sequence ATGGAAATCATTAAGTGGATTGCTGACAATGTGTTTGGAACGCCGGCTATATTGCTCGGTTTCATTGTATTTATTGGTTTGCTATTGCAGAAGAAAAAAACTAATCAAGTTATCAGCGGCACATTTAAGGCTGTCATCGGGTTCCTAATTATTGGCGCTGGTGCTGGCGTTATCGTAGATTCTTTGACTGTTTTTGAACCTATGTGGAAAGAAGTATTTAATTTAAAGTCGGAATCGTTAGGTAAGTTTATAGGGCAGGAAGGATTTAACGCGAAATACGGTAGTGCGGTAACTTTAGCCATGACAATAGGTTTTTTAATTAACGTTTTCCTCGCCAGATTGACCAAATTTAAATACATTTATCTGACTGGACATATGATGTTTTGGACAACGACCGTTTTTGCCGGCATTGTTATTCATGCCGTCGGAGATGTGTCATTTTGGAAACTTGTTATCTTTCTGTCTATTATTATGGGGCTCTATTGGACGTTACAGCCAGCGCTTACACAACCATTTATGAGGAAAATTATGGGAAACGATAATATTGCTTTAGGTCATACTTCTGCATCGGTTGCGTTGATTGGGGCACTGTCCGGTAAAGTGCTTGGGAACAAGGAAAATGATTCAGAAAAGATCAAACTTCCAAAAGGATTAGAGTTTTTAAGGGATTCTAATGTCATTACTGCGCTGACGATGGGAACGTTATTTTTAGTAGGTGCTATCATTGTTTCTCTAAAAGGAACTCCAGGAGCAGAGGAATTAATTAAGAAAGCAGGAAGCCAAAACTTTATTATCTATTCGATTGTCCAATCCTTTACGTTTGCCGCAGGGATTGCTGTTGTGCTAATGGGAGTTCGGATGTTTATTGGCGAAATTGTTCCAGCTTTTAACGGCATTGCGACCAAGCTTGTGCCGGGAGCGAAGCCGGCTCTCGATTGTCCGGTTGTTTTTCCTTATGCTCCAAACGCGGTAATATTAGGATTTTTAGGTGCGTTCGCAGGAGCATTAATTTGGCTTGTTATTATCGGAAATACTGTTGGTTATGTATTTGTACCAACGATGATTGTTCTATTCTTCCATGCCGCGACAGCGGGAGTGTTTGGCAATGCGACAGGTGGTGTAAGAGGAGCCTTGTTAGGCGGATTTATGACCGCAACAGTGGTGGCATGGGGACAGTATATTATGGTGAAATTTTTAATATCGAGTACAATCCCTGACACCGCTATGTGGGCAGCTGACTCGGATATGTTTATTCTCGGGCCTGTTATTAAAATGCTTGCCCAATTATTCTTCTAG
- a CDS encoding creatininase family protein — translation MNFALENSFEIGKKITKSSIAIMPIGAVEAHGPHLPLCTDTILAERLAWRLAEKVGGFVLPAIPYGQVWSLRDFPGSISVSNETLIRLLVEIGTSLYKQGFRIWAMVNGHLGNQTALKEAARILYDQFPDFKTFYFFYPGMNKVANEIRETEAIHSVYFHACEIETSIMLYLAEEYVDMSKAICDIPSIDEEADVSPTPWKEFTQTAVLGDATKATKEKGRIIVETALDKMAYMLRSEQNEAI, via the coding sequence ATGAACTTTGCTTTGGAAAATTCATTCGAGATAGGTAAGAAAATTACGAAATCAAGCATTGCCATCATGCCTATAGGTGCAGTGGAAGCCCATGGCCCGCACCTCCCGTTATGTACCGACACCATTTTGGCAGAACGTCTTGCCTGGCGGTTGGCAGAAAAGGTTGGAGGATTTGTTCTCCCTGCCATTCCATATGGACAAGTATGGAGTTTACGCGATTTTCCCGGTAGTATATCTGTTTCCAATGAGACGTTAATTCGTTTGTTGGTGGAAATTGGAACAAGTTTATATAAACAAGGATTTCGGATTTGGGCAATGGTCAACGGTCATCTTGGCAATCAAACAGCGTTAAAAGAAGCAGCAAGAATATTATATGATCAATTTCCCGATTTTAAAACCTTTTATTTTTTCTATCCCGGCATGAACAAAGTCGCTAATGAAATACGGGAAACGGAGGCGATTCATTCCGTCTATTTCCATGCTTGTGAAATTGAAACATCGATTATGCTTTATTTAGCTGAAGAATATGTAGACATGAGCAAAGCCATTTGTGATATTCCGAGTATAGATGAGGAAGCGGACGTGAGTCCAACGCCATGGAAGGAATTTACTCAAACGGCGGTGTTAGGGGATGCGACGAAAGCAACAAAAGAAAAAGGAAGAATAATTGTAGAAACAGCTTTGGACAAAATGGCATATATGTTAAGGAGCGAACAAAATGAAGCTATTTAA
- a CDS encoding methyl-accepting chemotaxis protein, with protein MRNITWKKSIKIQLVISFLFPFLVFSLILFGFVRYVSDYIIQEHVIPQFDERLTENGRLLAEMLDPNSIKNTIEFPKTYGPALKRDLDSFIERKKGIEYVYVLSRKNGKDVIVALNGSDKFMVESPFTNEQKLSYENKKPVLSSIYRDKWGVHKSFFIPVDGADAIVGIDMSAKFIDQLEKWTSTVSLIVTAVMVVIGVLLALFVGNRISKPLNHLVQYAKTFSTGDLSQSVNIQREDEIGVLANSFEEMRKNLSRIIDNVREKSEAIHHTGQTLLASFEELAQASKQIAMSTDEEAKGSEERANHIDRISNMMSEMSIAISNVDEQTKLIKNLTDQTSQQAEKGNVQVRMITEQMNKIKQNGMVSKENLFNLGKKLEDINEIIKIIQDIASQIHLLSLNASIEAARAGEAGKGFSVVAQEVQKLAGQTDESIKTISEAIREINEQANIVLNLNQQDFEDIVKGVEIVEDNGRLFNSIFESVEQLAKGIDTITKSTGDLHRASDEILTSIQEIAAISEQGVAATQEISASAAQQNNTIDYLKQQNSELKRLADNLQDMIKRFKTSEIATK; from the coding sequence ATGAGAAATATCACGTGGAAAAAATCAATCAAAATCCAATTAGTCATTAGCTTTTTATTTCCATTTCTTGTATTTTCACTGATTCTTTTTGGATTTGTCCGATATGTATCAGATTACATTATTCAAGAACATGTTATTCCGCAGTTTGATGAACGTCTAACAGAAAATGGACGATTACTAGCAGAGATGCTTGATCCTAATTCCATTAAAAATACAATCGAGTTTCCAAAGACGTATGGTCCGGCACTTAAGCGGGATTTAGATTCGTTTATTGAACGAAAAAAAGGAATCGAGTATGTATATGTATTGTCTAGAAAAAATGGCAAGGATGTCATTGTGGCTTTAAATGGCAGCGACAAATTTATGGTTGAATCTCCGTTTACGAATGAGCAAAAATTATCATATGAAAACAAAAAGCCTGTGCTGAGTTCTATTTATAGAGATAAATGGGGCGTCCATAAATCATTTTTCATTCCTGTAGATGGTGCGGATGCCATCGTTGGAATAGATATGAGCGCCAAATTCATTGATCAATTAGAAAAATGGACATCGACTGTTTCGCTTATTGTAACAGCTGTCATGGTTGTTATTGGAGTCTTATTGGCTTTATTCGTTGGAAATAGAATATCTAAACCTCTTAATCATCTAGTACAATATGCGAAAACCTTTTCTACCGGAGATCTTAGCCAATCGGTGAATATCCAGCGGGAAGATGAGATAGGGGTTTTAGCAAATAGCTTTGAAGAAATGAGGAAAAATTTAAGTCGCATCATCGATAATGTAAGAGAGAAATCGGAAGCAATTCATCATACTGGCCAAACTCTTTTGGCATCCTTTGAAGAATTGGCTCAAGCTTCTAAGCAGATTGCAATGAGTACAGATGAAGAGGCAAAAGGATCCGAAGAAAGAGCCAATCATATCGACCGAATTTCAAATATGATGTCTGAAATGTCAATAGCGATATCCAACGTGGATGAACAAACGAAGTTGATAAAAAACCTTACTGACCAAACAAGCCAGCAAGCTGAAAAAGGAAATGTTCAAGTTCGAATGATTACCGAACAAATGAACAAAATAAAACAAAATGGTATGGTGAGCAAAGAAAACTTATTTAATCTAGGCAAAAAGTTGGAAGATATTAATGAAATCATTAAGATCATCCAAGACATTGCGTCTCAAATCCATCTTCTTTCTTTAAATGCTTCTATTGAAGCGGCTCGTGCTGGAGAAGCCGGCAAAGGATTTTCGGTTGTTGCCCAAGAAGTCCAAAAGCTTGCCGGCCAAACGGATGAATCCATTAAAACAATATCTGAAGCGATACGTGAAATCAATGAACAGGCTAATATCGTGCTAAATCTGAACCAACAAGATTTTGAAGATATTGTAAAAGGTGTTGAGATTGTTGAAGATAATGGCCGATTATTTAATTCTATTTTTGAATCAGTAGAGCAACTGGCAAAAGGTATTGATACGATTACTAAAAGTACAGGAGATCTGCATCGTGCATCCGATGAAATTTTAACATCCATTCAAGAAATTGCGGCAATTTCAGAGCAAGGAGTGGCTGCGACTCAAGAAATTTCTGCTTCTGCTGCTCAACAAAACAATACGATTGATTATTTAAAACAGCAAAATTCAGAGCTAAAACGCTTGGCTGACAATCTTCAAGATATGATTAAGCGATTTAAGACAAGTGAAATTGCAACAAAATAA
- a CDS encoding BglG family transcription antiterminator, with the protein MSLDERSTAILHELVRRDGYLSVKELIKKFNISRRTVYYDIEKINYWLKSNHLDEVKYVRTSGFYVTERTRQAIPEKLKNLEVWNYAYSEKERLAWLAIHLLVEEPPLFLKDLSEKTKVSRNTTIKDLKKLCAQLNSFQLTLCFTRYTGYVIKGKEEDKRRAIVYYLSLVVPHQQDWQTVLGNLKRLLIHDEDESTTVLSELRSILDVLNECEKNLNIQFADDVLYHLALRFWLFGKRIVQGKKIDFDPVEKEVIRQTKEFEAAQTARSKLESIFQTSIPDDEVYYLATHLLSSKVQYSGNSLQSHDDYKNLTNIVQKMVTEFQALTCITFPNRKAVEENLLLHLKPAYYRIKYGLQVENPLIELIKTKYKDLFFITKKVIHHFETAIGKKVSDEEVALIAIHFGGWLRKEGIQPKERKRAILICASGIGTSTILRQQLEGLFSAVDFVETISLRDYEQRDFHDIDFAVSTVPVSKKKHPVFVVNPILTDQEKEALLKKVHVLFGESASQNTKYSPEAILGIVKQYADIKDEQALMTALKEYFYKPFIPKNWTSKPGLLDLLSLEYIQIAAKVENWEHAIELASKPLLRTGRITQQYVVAMINHIKNLGPYIIIAPKVALPHGKPDEGVKKPGISLLVLKEPVSFSEKKEHDVQLIFVLASVDPDIHLHALSTLSECFQSSEFVQELIRCYTPEEIWSYLKKKMDEDNKEQKGD; encoded by the coding sequence ATGTCGCTTGATGAACGCAGTACTGCGATATTACATGAGTTGGTAAGGCGCGATGGTTATTTATCAGTAAAGGAGTTGATCAAAAAGTTTAATATATCCAGACGAACGGTTTATTACGATATAGAAAAGATTAACTATTGGTTAAAGAGCAATCATCTTGATGAGGTGAAATATGTTCGGACTTCCGGTTTTTATGTAACAGAACGGACGAGGCAAGCTATTCCCGAAAAATTAAAAAACTTAGAGGTATGGAATTACGCATATTCCGAGAAAGAAAGGTTAGCATGGCTTGCAATCCATTTATTAGTAGAGGAACCACCTCTTTTCCTGAAAGATTTATCAGAAAAAACAAAAGTGAGCAGAAATACGACTATTAAAGATTTAAAGAAATTATGTGCACAGTTGAACAGTTTCCAATTAACTCTTTGTTTTACCCGCTATACTGGCTATGTAATAAAGGGAAAGGAAGAAGATAAACGAAGGGCGATCGTATATTACTTATCCCTTGTTGTCCCACACCAACAAGATTGGCAAACGGTTTTAGGTAATTTAAAACGCCTGTTGATTCATGATGAGGATGAGTCAACTACAGTCTTAAGCGAGTTAAGAAGTATACTTGATGTCTTAAATGAATGTGAAAAGAATTTAAATATACAATTTGCAGATGATGTTTTGTACCACTTAGCTCTGCGCTTTTGGCTATTTGGAAAGCGAATCGTCCAAGGCAAAAAAATTGATTTTGATCCGGTGGAAAAAGAAGTGATCCGACAAACGAAAGAATTTGAAGCGGCACAAACAGCAAGAAGCAAGTTGGAATCCATCTTTCAAACTTCTATTCCGGATGATGAAGTTTACTATTTAGCTACTCATTTATTAAGCAGCAAAGTCCAATATTCTGGGAATTCTCTGCAAAGTCATGATGATTATAAGAATCTAACAAATATTGTGCAAAAAATGGTTACAGAATTTCAAGCCCTCACATGTATTACGTTTCCAAACAGGAAAGCAGTTGAGGAAAACTTGCTTTTACATTTAAAGCCTGCCTATTACAGAATTAAATATGGCTTACAAGTGGAAAATCCGCTGATTGAGCTAATTAAGACAAAATATAAAGACCTTTTCTTCATTACAAAAAAGGTGATTCATCATTTTGAAACCGCTATCGGCAAGAAAGTTAGCGATGAGGAGGTCGCGTTAATTGCTATACATTTTGGAGGATGGCTGCGTAAAGAAGGAATTCAGCCAAAAGAACGGAAACGCGCCATTCTTATTTGCGCAAGCGGCATCGGCACTTCAACCATTTTACGACAACAGTTGGAAGGATTATTTTCAGCCGTTGACTTTGTGGAGACCATTTCTTTAAGGGATTACGAGCAAAGAGATTTTCATGACATTGATTTTGCTGTCTCGACTGTTCCAGTTTCCAAGAAAAAGCATCCTGTATTCGTTGTGAATCCGATTTTAACGGATCAAGAAAAAGAAGCGCTGTTAAAAAAAGTTCATGTTTTATTTGGCGAAAGCGCATCACAGAACACAAAATACTCCCCAGAAGCGATTTTAGGAATCGTTAAACAATACGCTGATATAAAAGATGAACAAGCACTAATGACCGCATTAAAGGAATACTTTTATAAGCCTTTTATTCCAAAAAATTGGACGAGCAAACCGGGTTTACTTGATCTACTTTCACTAGAATATATTCAAATTGCGGCGAAAGTGGAAAATTGGGAGCATGCAATAGAGCTCGCCTCTAAACCGCTTTTACGCACCGGTAGAATAACGCAGCAATATGTTGTTGCGATGATCAATCACATTAAAAATTTGGGACCGTACATCATCATCGCGCCGAAAGTAGCGCTTCCTCATGGAAAGCCGGACGAAGGGGTGAAGAAGCCAGGGATTAGTTTATTGGTGCTGAAAGAGCCGGTTTCTTTTTCGGAAAAAAAAGAACATGATGTTCAATTAATCTTTGTTTTGGCATCAGTAGATCCAGACATTCATCTTCATGCATTATCAACATTGTCGGAATGCTTTCAGTCATCTGAATTTGTCCAAGAGTTAATTCGATGTTATACGCCTGAAGAAATATGGTCGTATTTGAAAAAGAAAATGGACGAGGATAACAAAGAGCAAAAAGGAGATTAG
- a CDS encoding CBO0543 family protein — protein MPIVKRSKKWNWRSSPKTLSFIRVKRAPAYISTLFFASWIGTYLDLYFVGNGLYHFPHRPFPAIFSIDLSFTLIGLPLFVAFFLCIMAKLRAWQRGCFLITASLLMTWIEKQAETIGWFVHSSEWKHMYSFVGYSLFMAVVWKFYRWMSPL, from the coding sequence ATGCCTATTGTGAAACGCTCGAAAAAATGGAACTGGCGATCATCGCCAAAAACACTTTCTTTCATTCGCGTTAAACGCGCGCCGGCCTATATTTCTACGCTTTTCTTTGCCTCATGGATTGGAACATATTTAGACCTTTATTTTGTCGGAAATGGATTATATCATTTTCCACACAGGCCGTTCCCAGCTATTTTTTCGATTGACCTTTCCTTCACCTTAATCGGCCTGCCGCTCTTTGTCGCTTTTTTTCTTTGCATAATGGCAAAGCTGCGCGCGTGGCAACGGGGATGTTTTCTCATCACAGCGAGCCTGCTAATGACATGGATCGAAAAACAAGCAGAGACAATAGGATGGTTTGTCCACAGCTCCGAATGGAAGCATATGTATTCGTTTGTTGGGTATTCGCTGTTTATGGCGGTGGTCTGGAAGTTTTATCGCTGGATGAGTCCGCTCTAG
- a CDS encoding phosphotriesterase, translating into MSFIRTLHGDIHPEQLGFTYSHEHIVCRPPYWKEKGEDDLLLDDKEKSLKDVLDFVKHGGNAIVDATAVDYGRDVEAVADIAKKAKIHIIGTAGFNKSFLWGAKLEEKIQKIVGPYATYYEWIETATINELAEFVIQEVEEGLEGTSYKGGQVKFGTGYNRISPLEEKTIRAVARAHHATKAPIHSHTEAGTMALEQIEILRSEGVDLSNVSFGHMDRNPDPYYHEQIAKTGAYLCFDGIGKIKYAPESTRIHCILELVRKGYEEQILVSGDTARKSYYKHYDYGLGLEYIISKWVPRFIDEANRAGFDGEKLIYLFFVENPSRCFTFKK; encoded by the coding sequence ATGAGTTTTATTCGTACATTGCATGGAGATATTCATCCTGAACAGTTAGGATTTACTTATTCCCATGAGCACATTGTTTGCCGCCCGCCGTATTGGAAAGAAAAAGGAGAGGACGATTTATTGTTGGATGATAAGGAAAAATCATTGAAAGACGTTCTAGACTTTGTTAAACATGGCGGTAATGCGATTGTGGATGCTACTGCAGTAGATTATGGAAGAGATGTAGAAGCTGTTGCAGACATTGCAAAAAAAGCAAAAATCCATATTATTGGCACAGCCGGTTTTAATAAAAGCTTTTTATGGGGAGCTAAATTGGAAGAAAAAATACAAAAAATAGTAGGTCCTTATGCTACCTATTATGAGTGGATAGAAACCGCAACTATAAATGAACTGGCGGAATTTGTCATCCAAGAAGTAGAGGAAGGGCTTGAAGGAACATCTTATAAAGGAGGGCAAGTGAAATTCGGAACAGGTTACAACCGAATTAGTCCTTTAGAAGAAAAAACAATACGTGCCGTCGCCAGAGCACATCACGCAACAAAAGCACCGATTCATTCCCATACGGAAGCAGGTACGATGGCTCTTGAGCAAATCGAAATTTTGCGAAGCGAAGGGGTTGATTTGTCTAATGTAAGTTTCGGTCATATGGACCGGAACCCCGATCCTTATTACCATGAACAAATAGCTAAAACTGGTGCTTACCTTTGTTTTGACGGCATTGGAAAGATAAAGTATGCTCCGGAAAGTACAAGAATCCATTGTATTTTAGAACTTGTCCGCAAAGGATACGAAGAACAGATACTAGTGAGTGGAGATACGGCGAGAAAATCATATTACAAACATTATGATTACGGGCTTGGTTTAGAGTATATCATTTCTAAATGGGTTCCAAGATTTATCGATGAAGCCAATCGTGCCGGTTTTGACGGAGAAAAACTAATTTATCTATTTTTTGTAGAAAACCCTTCCCGCTGCTTTACATTTAAAAAGTAG
- a CDS encoding PTS sugar transporter subunit IIB, with protein sequence MKLLCVCGLGQGTSLILRMNVEQVLSELGIMADVEHTDVSSASSMDVDFIVTNRELADSLAGVNAKIIIVNNYFDRVEIKNALKENLE encoded by the coding sequence ATGAAGTTATTATGCGTTTGTGGCCTCGGACAGGGAACGAGTTTAATTTTAAGAATGAATGTGGAACAAGTTTTGTCCGAACTAGGAATTATGGCAGATGTAGAACATACGGATGTTTCTAGTGCATCAAGCATGGATGTGGATTTTATCGTGACCAACAGGGAATTGGCTGATTCTTTAGCAGGTGTAAACGCGAAAATCATTATTGTGAATAACTATTTTGATCGAGTGGAAATTAAAAATGCCTTAAAGGAGAACTTAGAATAA